A single region of the Polyangiaceae bacterium genome encodes:
- a CDS encoding roadblock/LC7 domain-containing protein: MARTDQLNNILRSLQSGTPDIEASALISDDGLMIASALPQHVDEVRVAGMSSTLLSLGTRASQELERGVLNQVLIRGDNGYAVMVKSTEGTMLLCLTTADAKLGLIFLDMSRAVKEIAKVL; encoded by the coding sequence ATGGCTCGCACTGACCAACTGAACAACATTCTCCGCTCGCTACAATCCGGAACCCCCGACATCGAAGCCAGCGCGCTGATCTCCGACGACGGTCTGATGATCGCAAGCGCCCTGCCGCAACATGTCGACGAAGTTCGCGTAGCAGGTATGAGTTCCACCCTGCTCAGCCTGGGCACGCGCGCGTCCCAGGAGCTCGAGCGAGGCGTCCTCAACCAGGTGCTGATCCGCGGAGACAACGGCTACGCGGTGATGGTCAAGTCCACCGAGGGAACGATGCTGCTCTGCCTCACCACCGCCGACGCCAAGCTCGGCCTCATCTTCCTCGACATGAGTCGCGCGGTGAAAGAAATCGCGAAGGTGCTGTAA